ATTTAGCTCCCATTAATAAAATAGAGAATTCACTTGTCTCCATCATCAaatctatttaattaattatataataaatcatttcaattcttaaaaatataataaaaaaacttttgtgtTGCGGCTATTgccataacattttaaaattatgatataaGTATTTAAGTAATTATTGATATTGCTCATATTTCTCCTCAAAAACATTTTCTTACTTCCCTTTCTATTCCTGGTTCTTTTTGAAAACTCATCTTCaaccttgatatatatatatatatatgtgtgtgtgtgaggatGAGTCATTTACACATTCTTTAGATaagaaatctaaaaaattatacGTAAATCAGTCGTTAAATTCAAACTCAAACAGTTGTACAGTAGGCACACTTGTTTTGTGCAGTATTTAATGTGATGAACAGTGGCCGCAATATGATGCATTTACAGCTATGGGATCAACATTCAGACGGTACCTGCTCAATCACCACCGTTGAATCCCATTTACAGCCCTCAACAACCCACATTACTatttatttctctctctttttccgTCTAtctctcttctttatttttgttgtcttacttctttttattttatgggATGTTTGACAAATGTTCTTAGTTGatattttgtgtgtatatatatatatctatatactaTAGAGGCTATATTTGGTATAATCTCATatctactttaaaaaaaaagtgatttcaaaacaaacacatttaaatttagcatgaataatttaacaatgaatcaaattaggaataaaataaaataaaataaaataaagacttCTCCATTAACTAATGAATCAGattcaatcaaacaatcattAAGGATAAATAAGATTCATATTCAATGAAATCgtcatgaaaaataagattcATGAAcccaataaaatttatttactttcccaaagaaaattaataataaattgagATAAATTGTGGTAATAAATAATCATACTTAACATAGACCAACTTTTATGTCCAGCCCTGAAATTTACCCATACAATTAATGCcattaaattcaattttattactTTCCCTAATTGAAAATATCCAccaaatctatttatttattttattaaagtagatgaatcataaattttattaaaaaaaaaaaccgagcACATCCACCAAAATTAACCTAATTTTATCTTTCTATCTACATATACCTTCCTTTAttacaatttttcattaaaaaaaaaaccatcttacaaccaaaaaaaaattcaaaattcaaaaaactaaaacttttttaaattacaaaactttataaaattttagtatttttttcagTGTCCTAatgaataataatgatattttttttattacatagatatttattaataatttaaaaacaaattgaagatAATGAAATTTGCCATCCACCTGGTCGGTTACTGGGTCAAAGTTCTTAAACAAAACCCTACTCtttcccacaaaaaaaaaaaccaagccaTCTTATTAGCTCATTTCCCATACCCCACACTGAGGTCGGTTTCCGAGTCCAATTTTCAGGTCCCAGAAAATCCATCCATTCCGGGCACGACCTCAATTCTCGAACATCCAAGCCACCACCAACGGCCTCCAGCACTCTCCGCATAACCACAAGCTCAcattttaccaaaaataaaaacaaaaaataaataataataataatttatttatttatttattgaaacaCTAATTATAAATTCAGACCATTAATAGCATTTATTGCTATCTCTATATAAACAAGTTCTATTCCTTCAACATTTTTTCTCAGAGACCTTCTTGTTACGTTCTTCGTCTCCTCCCAACCAAGCTCCAAAATGAGCCCCGATGGCATTCGCAACATCGTCGGCATCATCGGTAAACATCCTCATGCTTTCATTCTCATTATCTATAGATTCAAAGATGGAAACTTTATCACATGCATTCTCTATCTTCTTCTCTTGCAGGAAACATCATCACTCTTGGGCTCTTTCTCTCGCCGGTGTATGTATTAATTTGTGCTAGtattatttgtagtttctttaatctttgatttgatttttgatgatttgtgtttttgttgttgttgttgattgtTAGGCCGACGTTTTTGAAGATATGGAAGAGGAAGGCAGTGGAGGATTTCTCACCGATCCCTTATTTAGCGACATTGTTGAACTGTGGGTTGTGGGTTTTCTATGGAATGCCTTTTGTTCACCCAAATAGTATTCTCATTGTTACTATCAATGGGGTTGGTGTTGTTCTTGAGTCGCTGTACATCATCATGTTCTTCGTTTACGGCACTAAGAAACTTAGGGTTTGTGGcattgaaaccctagaaatctttATTGGTTTTGGTTTTAGAGTTTGGTCTCatggtttttttggtttttggtttttggttttgtagttgaagatggtgatgatttTGTTGGCGGAGATTGTGTTCATGGTGATTGTTATATTGGTTGTCATGCTCAGCACTCCGTCTTACGGTATTCGGACGAAGATTGTTGGAACTCTTTGTATTGTCTTTGGGACTATTATGTATGGCTCGCCGCTCTCGATTATGGTAATATTTTCTGCAACCCTGGACTAATCCTGATCTTTCTGAGATTTTTTGGTGCATGTgttcttgttttgattatttGGTTTAGATTTAAACTGCAGTTATATTTATCCACAAAATGTTGCAATGTTTGATCACTAATATAGTTGATATTTAATCAAACTTAATGTTAGATTAgtatttttatgtttgtgtgtgtgtgtgtgtgtgtgtgtgttataaTTTCATTGATTAATTTGATACTTTAGGTTTGTATCCCTCTAGGTTGGGTTTTGTAATTGATTATTAGGTTAGGATTTTTctgatttataatattaaactcGCTAGCTTTGTGATTTAATTGAATATGTATAActgcaattttaattttttcatgttttttaattttgatttcaatcACAAAGCTAATTAATATAGTATTAAACTCATCAACGGTTAAGTCTGCAAATTTGATTCATATACTGTAATAAATGCCAGATTCATTCTGCATAGCATATGCATCATATACATATTCTTTTAACCTTTTAATGCTTTAGTTATGAGATGAACATTGCATCAATGAAAAAGTTACaagttttctttattaaattgCAGTTTTATACTCTTTATAAATTCATTTCCATTCTGCATTTCATTTACAGCATGCACATTGCTTTGAATTCTCAAGTAACAAACTAAACACTCAATCAGATTGTGCCATGCCACATGTAAAGAGTATACATGTACTCAAAATACTCAAGTTTATTTGCTTGTTTGTTAATAATGCACAGGGACTTGTTATCAGGACTAAGAGTGTTGAGTACATGCCTTTCTACCTATCTCTTGCGAGCTGCCTCAATGGCATCGACTGGACAATCTATGGGTTTATTCACTTCGACATCTTCGTCGTTGTAAGTTCTATGGATCTTTGGTTTAATGAGTTTATGATTCAACGTAATGTTTATTGGAGTGTTAATTAGATTTACTATATAAAACAACTGCTGTCTTTTGTAGCTGCCTAATGGATTGGGAGCACTGCTAGGCTTAGCACAACTAGTTCTATATGCCTGCTACTACAAATCTACACCGAAAAAGACTGGCGAGCCGAGAGGGGAGCTCGAGTTGCCGACAACAGCACCATcaacaagatgatgatgatgatgatgatgatgattgttgTGAATCAGGGTCTCATATTTTGATCAATACTGTTTGCaggattttagttttattttgggaTCTTGGATGATGATTGTTGTGAATCAGGATCTCATATTTTGATCAGTTCTGTTTGCAGGATTGTAGTTTTATTTTGGGATCTTGGATTAATGAATTGGTTCAATGTTTGCAAGTTTGACATGGTGCATGGCTATGTAATTTCTTGCAAATTAACCTCAATAGTCATAAGCTTGTTTTGCTCATGACAAACTGAAATTTAAATCATCATTTGTTATGGTTTTAAAAATTgtgttcttcttttcattttggtgtTCGTTGTCTAAATATTTCAAAactattttacttttgaattatTTGCATAATTCCcttgtaaaaaattataaaaagtctgcatattttgtttaaaaaaaaacttcagtACTAATCATAAATTTCTCTCTTATTTCAGTGGTGTATCTTGTTGtttgaatgaaattaaaatacaatatgATCAATTCTTAAAAGCAGGTTAAAAGGTTTTGAAACactaatcaaaatatatttgtaaattttttaaatattacttctttattattattattattattattattattattattattattattattattattattgtttagtaatatttaaagttttctaaaattaattacttatgtatttgttgaaataattaaatctttttaagtTGGGTGTGTATAACCATCTAATTATTTTCATgaacatatttaaaattaagtttAGGTAAATGctcaaaatttgcaaatatatatttgatgggCTAAGAAAAATTGATGATCTcgttttctaaaaaaaacagagagaaaaCACCTTTTGATAAAAACACCAATGTTCTACACATAGTACCAGTGATAATAGATTATTAGAGTCATtggctttttaattaattttttatttcaataaaaaacatcaTAAAGCATATTAGATTTAAATTCCAAATACCATACtttcttaattataaatatttgaaactCAAGTATTGAATAAGAAGtgtgttttaaataaataagcatgAATGTCAATAATTTAATGAAACCAAAATTgctgaaataataataatagtgttTACATTGAAAGTTGGAGATATGAAACATGACTACCATCCTCGAACTTATAAGCAAACTTAAAAACACTAGCGCAAacacaaaagatagagcaagagTGGTAATTAATCTATGAGATCACACTAGATTAaaattcactatatatataaatatatatatatatatatatatatatataaatctatgaTCATGTTTTAATGGAAGGCATGGAGGTTGGTGTAGTGAAGGGCAAGGGAGCAAAACCAATGCACATGCAAGGAAGCAAGTGAACATCAGTCAAGGTATTAGGTTTAAATGAAGACAAAGGGAAATGGTTGGCAAAGCGCAAAAGTGAAAGCCATCGAGTGGAGAGCACGCGTTTTAGGGATTCGGTTAGGCTATGACAGGTGGCGAATGGAAATGGGAGAATGCACGTGTGCGAGGGAGGTCGTTACTATCCAGCTGGGGAGGGGTATAAAGGAAggggaaagagagaaaaaaaagctGAAAGTCATCTGGGCATGTCACTGGTCTCCGACGATCATCTCCGACCATCAGCAATGAGAGGGAAATAATTCCAAAGTTATCTTGCTATTTTTAATGCATTTTCTTCCAATATATTGACCTGTGTTCTTAGTTCCTGCTTTTATTCACTTCTGAAGACTTTATTAGTTGTTTTGGTTGATTTGGATGTTGATCTTTCATTCAATGTCTTCATCTTAGTTGATTACTATAAATAAGTGGATTCACatattaattgatgcttgtgtCATTGAATTCAAGAGGAATGATGATCTGAATTTGATTTAGTTGAGAAATTGGGTGAATTAAGTGTTGCTTTTCAATAGAATTCTGTGAATCAGTGAGTGATTACAGAGATTGAACTTTTGTGAACTCTTTCTCCTCGAATTCATAACATATTTTGGTGCTTTCGTTTGTCACAATGGTTGATGGTACTAGATTGAAGGACGTGGCAGCCAAGGTGGATGCTATGTTCACAATGATGGAACAAAGGGAGGAACGGTTGTTAGCAGCCATGGATAAGAGGGAAGAGCAGATGAATTTAATGGAATAGACCTTACACACTATGTCCAAATGCCTGGAATCATTACAGGTAGCTACATCTACGCCAATTATGGAGGGATCTTCTCTTGTACGCATTGAGTTAATGGAGGACATAGATCATCGCAGAAATCCACCATTCTATACCAGATCGGTAAAAATTGATTTTCCCAGGTTTGAAGGTGAGGATGTTCTTCCCTAGACCTATAAAGCAGACTAGTTTTTTAGGCATTATCAGATTCATGATCCACATTGATTGGAAATTGCCTCCATTCACTTTGATGGTTTATTAGTACCATGGTTTCAGATGTTGGAGAAGAATGGCACTATGGGTTCTTGGTCAGCTTTGGATCACAGGATAATTATGGTCCTTCAGTGCTGGACAGTCCTTAATATTCCttattcaagctcactcaaacaGATTCTGTCAATGCATATTATACTAATTTTACAATGTTGGCTGATCGAGTTGATGGAATAGCATCCAAAGCCTTACTGGCTTCTTTCATTAGTGGATTGCACAAAGAAATTCAGAGGGATATAATTCCCTAGAAACCTGATACTATCTCCCAAGCAGCGGCATTAGCCAGATTATATGAAGACAGATATATTCCTTTGGCTCGCCAATATCCAAAGAAATATTCCTATACCCCATATATTAATTCTGTGGCAATTCCTAGTAAAGTAGCAGTTCCTACAACAAGAGCATTACTTTCTCCAACAACAATTAACAATGTGTCTACCTCAATAGTGAGCTCTAGCAGTAATCCTCATTACAAAAAAATCAGCTTCAATGAGATGAAACTTCAGAAGGCTAAAGGATTATGTTTCAATTGTGAGGAAAAGTATTCTCCAACTCACAAGTGTGCTACCAAGAGGTTATTATTATTGCAGTGGGATGATGATCCTCTAGATGACACAACAGAACAAGAATATGAAATTGAGCTGGAAGTAGAGGCACCAAAATCAGAGGAAAAGCCCATTTCAAAGTTGTCACTTAATTCTATGAACAGTGCTCCTTTATCTGGTACTATACGATTTCTTGGTTCTATTCATGGTCATCTCGTAAAGATTCTGTTAGATGGTGGCAGTGATGATAATTTCATCCAACCGAGACTCGCCAAATTTCTA
This genomic window from Dioscorea cayenensis subsp. rotundata cultivar TDr96_F1 chromosome 20, TDr96_F1_v2_PseudoChromosome.rev07_lg8_w22 25.fasta, whole genome shotgun sequence contains:
- the LOC120251902 gene encoding bidirectional sugar transporter SWEET6b-like, whose product is MSPDGIRNIVGIIGNIITLGLFLSPVPTFLKIWKRKAVEDFSPIPYLATLLNCGLWVFYGMPFVHPNSILIVTINGVGVVLESLYIIMFFVYGTKKLRLKMVMILLAEIVFMVIVILVVMLSTPSYGIRTKIVGTLCIVFGTIMYGSPLSIMGLVIRTKSVEYMPFYLSLASCLNGIDWTIYGFIHFDIFVVLPNGLGALLGLAQLVLYACYYKSTPKKTGEPRGELELPTTAPSTR